CTCTTGGAAACAGCCCTATATAACTCACCTGAGCAGCATTGCTCTTGGAAACAGCCCTatatagctcacctgagcatCGTTGCTCTTGGAAACAGCCCTatatagctcacctgagcatCATTGCTCTTGGAAACAGCCCTatatagctcacctgagcaGCATTGCTCTTGGAAACAGCCCTATAAAGCTCACCCAAGCATCATTGCTCTTGGAAACAGCCCTATAAAGCTCACCCAAGCATCATTGCTCTTCAAAACAGCCTCTTATAGCTCACCAGAGCATCATTGCTCTTGGAAACGGCCCTATATAACAGACCCAAGTATCATTGCTCTTGGAAACAGCCCTatatagctcacctgagcatCATTGCTCTTGGAAACAGCCCTatatagctcacctgagcatCATTGCTCTTGGAAACAGCTCTatatagctcacctgagcatCATTGCTCTTGGAAACAGCCCTatatagctcacctgagcatCATTGCTCTTGGAAACAGCCCTatatagctcacctgagcatCATTGCTCTTGGAAACAGCCCTatatagctcacctgagcatCATTGCTCTTGGAAACAGCCCTATAAAGCTCACCCAAGCAACATTGCTCTTGGAAACAGCCCTATAAAGCTCACCCAAGCATCATTGCTCTTGGAAACAGCCCTatatagctcacctgagcatCATTGCTCTTGGAAACAGCCCTatatagctcacctgagcatCATTGCTCTTGGAAACAGCTCTatatagctcacctgagcaaCATTGCTCTTGGAAACAGctctatatcgctcacctgaacATCACTGCTCTTGGAAACAGCCCTATATCACTCATCTGAGCATCATTGCTCTTGAAAAACAGCCCAatatagctcacctgagcatCATTGCTTTTGGAAACAGACACTTTtccaataaaaacaaacaaatgcttTCAAGCTTCATTGAATTTTGGCCTAAACTGTTGGGTCCAGAGTGTTAAAAGATTTCTTTGAGTTGATATTGTGACCTTGCTTTTAACTTCACATTACCCACTTTAAAAGGGAACTGTGTTTACAtgattatgcccccttttgaaaaaagtggggtatattgttttgcacatgtcggtcggtctgtctgtctgtcggtcagtcggaataccaaatggtttccgatcaataacttgagaacgctttgaccgagggacctcatacttggtatgtgtattggtcatcaccagcagatgaaccctattgattttgaggtcagtgggtcaaaggtcaaggtcagtgtgacctttacatgaaaaacggtttccgatcaataacttgagaacgctttgacccaggaacctcatacttggtaggtgtattggtcatgaccagcagatgaaccctattgattttgaggtcagtgggtcaaaggtcaaggtcagtgtgaccttaacatgaaaaacggtttccgatcaataacttgagaacgctttgacccagggacctcatactaggtaggcttattggtcatgaccagcagatgaaccctattgattttgaggtcagtgggtcaaaggtcaaggtcagtgtgactgtaagctgaaaaaaggttttctgattgtccatattttatttaagtgtccaaatcctactaacaatttggctcccaagggggcataaatgtttcactaacatctcttgtttttctttgatttaaCCTTGTGACATCCTTTCTAACCAACCATGAGTGTAAACAAACCAAATGCGGGTGATGGACCTTAAAGCCCACCTTCACCGGTGAGACACATGCAAGGAAATTCACTTTATGTGTTTCCATCACACAATTTTGCAAAGCTTATGTGACAGCGAACcatcattgaaaaatatgtatttgtgttttttttgcaaaaacttATCGTGATGTATCACAACATTTCATCAGCATATCGTGAtacaacatttgaaaataaaaattggttATGCTTGTTTTTTATCCCACACATCTTTAAAGAAggaaaaatacacaatttacaCTAAAATCAAAATAGTGATATTAGCTTTATCCTGTTATGTTTATGGactatgtttttgaaattgagGCCAGAAAATAGTCATAATATtctatagtttttcattttaaatattcaagtcactttttattttccattaattttatgaataaagaacacctgctttaatggaaaaacacatttcacattTTGATGTAGGCTAGAACAATAAATTTGAAAGAGATAAGTTATGAATCAATCAtacaattaagttttaaaacaaaccagacatttaaaatttgacatttatGTGCTTGTCAATACCAAAGCAATTTCATAAACACAGATAAAACATTAGAATATCTCcaatttgcaatgatttataatttacaCTTCATTGCCTTGGGAAATATAGCGACaatcacaaaattaatattttttgcaatttgcCAAACGTttcaatttttgaaagaaattattgtTACAATGCAAATGAGGCAAATTAGGTAAACTGTATTTAACTTAATTGCTGGCtgatatatatctaaaatgaagacttgatataaaatgaatatcctTATTAAGTTATCACATTAATATGGCTATATTATagcataaacaatattattatcacAATGGCTATAATAGCATAAACAGTGTTACAATATTGTGTGTATGGTATACCCAACATAATAATTGCAACCCAATTTCTTTGAGCTTCTGCTTTAAGTAATTTGTTTACCCAtcgaaactaaaaaaaaatatgttgaagcTGTTGCAACATGTGGGTCGGGTAAGGTATAAACAACACTGGCCTAGGTAGAGCATGTTACCGGTACTCACAATTGAATGGTTCAAACAGTTTTCTAACTTTCCTTCGGCTTCCCACTTGTTCTGCTACTGCTTCCAAACCTGGAATAGTACATAagggtatacatatataataaaatgttctaTAGGCCTTAGCACCAGGAACTGCAGAACAGTGATACTGCACATGCAACATTGACAATATGCAATGTGGCCAaaagcatcatcatcatcagcagcatcatcgtcgtcattgtcgtcatcatcatcatcatcatcatcatcatcatcatcatcatcatcatcatcatcatcatcaccaaccacaacaacaagaacatcatcatcatcatcaacatcatccctaccaacaccaccaccaccaccattaccaccaccaccaccaccaccaccactattattatcagcagcagcaacagtagCCACCACAACAGTAGCCATAGCAACAGCagaaatatgcatatatgaCAGCAGCATTATCAGTAGGAGCAGCAGCAACAGTATCAGATTGGTTTTGGATTCTGCATATACATcaggaaaataaaaacagagtGATATAATAGTTGACCTTCAACTTCATTCATATTAGACTTTGCACACTTTTTTGCTGATTCAATTTCATGTGTTCCAAGACATTACATTCACCTGAAAATAAGTGGGtccatttctttttcttttaaatttcaaatagttAATTTGAATTATGAAACCATAGAATATGATGGTTCTAATACATGTATGCCTTCTACAATGTGATACAAATGACACTTTTTTAATGACACAATTTTTATctgaaaactaaacaaaatcATACATTATGTTACCCTGTCCAACATCCGTAATTGTTATGGAATCATTAGCATTACTACAAGTATTATGACTTAACTTTGCTGTAATAGAAAACATATGATTTAATAGTATGTATTAACTTAAAGTTGCCTATTTAGATAAGTGTACCTGAGGACaggcatatatttatttccaataatTAATTTCAGTCaaatttatttggaaaaaatcaTGAATACCAGGGGCACTATGACGtgttacaattttattttgatgacaatttttaccaaacagaacaaaaaaacaaaacaaaacttaatgtaaaaaaaagaagaagaaagcTTGTCTATTTAATTCCCATTATCATATTCTTGTATTATGCAACTTTCATTGCTATAAGATTACTTCTAAACCATTTGAAATTATCTGATTCATTTTCTCATCATCATTGCATGCGTGTTACCAATTGGCCCAAGTTCCATTAAAAGCATTTTCTCTTAAACAGTTCAAACTATATCATCACAAAAACACATTAACAATGTTACTCATCAAAAGCTTCTGTCAAATGATTCAGAGCTTTAAGCCACCTATAAAAACCTGCAGCAGCCctattgattgtttcaaatcaatattttaggTGAGACAAATCTTTTGACTTGAAAACTGTTCTCAGCATTGAAACATACAGAACAAGCTTTCTAAATTCTCCCAGGACCCAAAATCCAATCAATACTGTTTGAACAAAGGTACCTTTTCGAAATTAACTATTGATACTATCAAACAAAGGTGTGCTACCGAAAATGAGACAAAACCTTGCCCAAATGACAAGGCCAGCTGTCAACCAATAATATTGCTTTTCATGGCTGCGGATGCTGACAATTTTAGGCTATGTTGACGATCGATAACTCAGAAATCTGCCAAAAATACAAGGTGTTCTTGCATTCTTTCTCttttaaaaagttcaatttcttaaataaaattcacCCCTAttgagataaaacaaaataaaaaatgctttaggAGAAACTAATTGGCTCCAATTAACAAAGTGAAAGTACAAATTAAGAAAATCTGTTGCGGGAGTATGTAATAATAGCCGAAATTGTAGGTCAATAAATTTGACAATAACAGTAATGTACGTTGACAAATAATAGTGGAAACAcagctttaaaagttaaagaaaatatcCATAAGCGATGTTAAAATATACGAACCAACGACTAGTGGAATCTTTTTACTCCATGACATCAATTCCTTTTTAATTAAACGTCTTTCCTGATAACAGCGTACATTACCGCAGTCTACCATGTTGACAGTTGAACCTCGATACGTCATGGTTTTTTGCGGTCCTCTGTGTGTGACGTATTGCGCATACAGGTGCAAATTCTGAAGCGAAAGTAGAAATAGTGAgtaattgtttacatttgagtaatttgataattttatagaATGTAAGTCACGCAGAACAACTTATTTTAGTTAGTCATAGTAGTTAAAATATATGCATCATTCTAGTGGATTTTTTTGCCACAATACGTGTTAAATTTGACTGGatgtttgaaataacaatagttgataaaatatagtttatttttatcttacaggTGACTCGGGTAAGTTAATTGTTTACCTTTCTAACAGGTTCATATTGGAGTCCTTTCTTAGGATTTTCTGATACTGAATTAGTGAAATAATATTGCTTAGTTTCCAAACTATGTGTGAATCAAATCGTGACACACGATCTAAAAACTTCCGCGCTTCAATGGCAGgctcttcagtttttattcacTTTAGATTTCCTAAACTTCCGCGTTCACCGAAATCACAGTTTTCCTAACTTCGTTGTTAAGTGCTTCTATAATCATGTGTAATTCAGTTTCAGGCATATTTAAAATCGATGTTTTTAATATCCGGATGTAAACATGATATGAACTTTCATTGTTCAATTAAAGGAACGGCTTGGCTTTCCAAccaaaatgcatttcaatatgcCTAAATAGTTGTTTTTACATGCATGTATTGGAAGTCATTTCCGATTCAGAGAACTCGCTGATTCTACATAATTGTGAAAAGCTATGAACTTAATGAAGATTTTGCTCTTCAAAACCTCACCCCGTGGCCTAACAGTCATCCATAAATTATTACAGCATTATACgtacatatgtatacatgaaAATCAAACCATTCGTTATTTCGGGAAATAAggtataattgtttaaaacatatgtgGTCATAACTTCATAAGGGCAGATGTGCAGGGCAATCACACGTTCATAACCTCATAAGGGCAGATGTGCAGGGCAATTACACGTTCATAACTTCATAAGGGCAGATGTGCAGGGCAATCACAAGTTCATAACTTCATAAGGGCATATGTGGAGGGCAATCACACGTTCATAACTTCATAAGGGCAGATGTGGAGGGCAATTACACGTTCATAACTTCATAAGGGCAGATGTGCAGGGCAATCACACGTTCATAACTTCATAAGGGCAGATGTGCAGGGCAATCACACGTTCATAACTTCATAAGGGCAGATGTGCAGGGCAATCACACGTTCATAACTTCATAAGGGCAGATGTGCAGGGCAATCACACgttcataaattcatttttttttatcatttccaGCTAAAACACTATGAAAGGGTCCTATCAATATCCGGACGGAAGTCAGTATAAGGGGGACTGGAGCGACGCCGGACAACGGGAGGGGTACGGGCAGATGAAGTTCACCGACGGCTCTCAATACTTCGGCAACCTCGTCGGCGGGCTTTGTGAAGGTCACGGGGTCATGGTGTTCAGCGATAATTCGAGGTCATTCTTTAACTAACTTTCGAAAAGTATCGTAACATTACATGCATGTTAGATGTTCGACTCTCATGAAAGAGGTAGGTCGCGTGTTCGAATCCATGGGGTCTCTTAATTGATTTAATTGGGATAaattttggtttggtcaaagttagccaaaatatgtattgattggtcaataaatCCCAGAAACGTTATTAATCAATCACATAATTTAATTATGCAAACTAGCCTTAAGATAACCTGTGGACAGcttattatcaatgttttatataaatggcTACAGGAGGATTGGTATATGACCACACAATTACCATTAACagtgtttataataaaaaagcagTATGAATAGTATTCACATGTGTCCAGGATGAAgctatctatatatatatatatcccttAACTGTACATTACTTATATGCATTAGTCATTCCCCAATTTTACACCAACTGTAATTTTCGGGATAACAAATGTgtgtaacattttataaacaaaattaaagtcAATTATAGGTATGATATAAGTATACATGTCCATTTACACGCTCCTGAGAAATGCGCTTTTACAAACTGCCAAGTGTATTCATAATGATCTGACCTGTCACAGACCGATATTTTCTGGCGTTCACAATGTGACGGTATTCATAGCCTCCAATTCCGTGGTATTGATTTGAAGCCATCTTAcatcaatttatgtttttagcTCCACTGCCAGTATTACGATATGACAACAAAGATACTGTTTGTTAGTTAATTGACGTATGAACAATCTCCTTTGTAAATCTTAAAATACAACACATCAGTCACGCGGTAACAGATTAACCCTTAAAGAAAAGAGTTCTGAGAAGAAAAAAGTAGTTTATAATAGAATTAAAAAGCAGACGACATTGATATGTTCTCTCACCTGCCTAACAGTTGGCTTCCAAAATGGCGAATGCCGAAATGAGAtcgatttttcttaaatatagacACATTTAGTTGATCGTAAAAACAACCGCATCGGTCTTATTATCTGAcgaatattaaatatgttgctAAGCAACACCTGTAAAATTCTTAGTCTGCGTAGACATTTTTGGGAGGACAACTAGTAACTAGTCGATATTTCTGCCAAATTCACAAATCTACAGATGTCGTCTGCTTGCTCAGGTAAATTGGTTTTATATATCACGATAGTTGTTGACAAGTATGCGAGTAGCGTAATATTAGTTTTTGTGTCGAGGGCATGTAGGTCTTTACGAACGGTCGTCGCAGACACCCATTCAAATTTGAGGGCTTAAAGACATATTTAACGGAGCAAAATACCCTTGAAGTAATTCGATCCCATTTTTATAATAGTGTAATACCACGCCTTGTACATCCGTTTCTTGACCCGAATATGTTGTTTGAGAAGGTGTCCTTTTGCATTCAACAACTGAATACAAACAAAGGAAAGATCATTCAGCAGCATTTGCTGTGgtatacaattacaattacGGTATATAAGACTtcactatttatttattgtacgTAAAAATCAGACACTTTTTTAAGATGCTACTCTGCGACATACACCGCTGGTAAAACTTGTGTGGTAATCATGTATGTTCTGGTAGAAAGAGAAAATATCTTACGGCGCACCTTctgttgtaaaaaatgatttaaagagaacttataaataaataaatgcaaactcGTCAATATGTGTTTGTAAAACGCATGTTGTTTGACGTCATTGATATCGTGGGTTGAACGCGAACGGTTCTAAACGACATTAACTATAGAAGCAGGTAGAACCTTCTTCATTATTTAGTATGCCCTATTACCAACCTTACCCATGACTTCCAAAATGACGAAAATATGGATTACCTCATCAGCGCTACAACTTATATATGATGCTGTatgataaaaaatcaacaattagAAATAAAGACTCATTAGTACATCAAGCAACTACCATTGTCTTTATTCCATATACAGCACAACGTCCATTTAATTCCAGGTACGAGGGCGAGTTCCTGCAGGGGCGGTTCCATGGTTACGGCGTGTTCATGCGCTGTGATGGTATGAAGTTCGAAGGGCAGTTTCAGAACGGGAAAATATTCGGAAACGGTAATACCGCTAagtcttttttgttttacatttttgtcaGGGCGACGTGTTTATACTTTGGGACAGATTGAAGTCGGTCATTTGCAGAATGTAAAAATATCCGGTCACGGTTTGCTCGCTTGCAAAGTTTACTCCATAATTTATATAAGGAAAGAGTATATCCTGGCAATGTAAGCTATCCATGGTagattatttataaatgcattggTATGGCATGAAGCTTTCAAGAACGGGCAACTATCCGGACATGGTAAGAAAATGGCAGTGGATATACATGTTGGTCCTGCCTGGCCTCAATTTCGCGAAATTTCTCAAGCCTGTCTGACTGTAGAatcttatttaatttaacaaaactacATACTTAAAtatgagtttataaaacaaaaagtagtttattttatttagttcaaatataatttcctttaaaagccGCAAACCTATTTCAACAGAGAGaattacacaatttataccaaatcaAAAATAACGTACTGAGACTGATCCTGTTATTATAAGATGTTACGAAAAACTGGGCCTCGATTCTTTATTTCACTTCAAGGACACCGTCGCTCTCAAGTCTCAAAATGTATAAGGggtatattatcaatatatttttgtacttCAACTTCCGATAAAAATAGGTACTCACAATAAACCAATGTCAATGACTTCAAataatattacatgtacataaatgcaCGTCTTTTGTCTGTTTGCCACAGTGTCATATGCTACATGCAAATTGGAGATTTAATcgtgtattgtatttttattctctgttttgaaaaaaatcttactGTCTTATTTgtctcccccccccctccccaggAATGGTAACGTTTACGGACGGCTCCCACGGGCTGCCGCGGAACGAGGGCTACTTTGAAGGGAACAAGATATTGAGGCGTGGAAAGTGCCCGGATATCATCCACACAGCCAACAAGGCCGCGGATATCGCCAAGAATCTACGCGCGTAACAACACGGCCGCCGACGATAGAATAAGAATATTGAGATGTTATCATGCTTTAAGACAACTAGTGTTTTCTTTATGCAACTATCTGATATGACCATCAAAGAATTAATTGTATTCTGTGTATAACATAAAACCAGAAGCTCCCTGTTAAAAAAACgatagaaaaaaatgcataacatatttatataaagttgTTTACTTATTTAGCTGCGGGgaaagttgaaaaataattacgtATAAAATTAGAGAAAAATCTCTTGGGATTCCAGTTTCAAAGGCTCTTTGCCATGACAATTGGTAATGCGTAATATTCCGAGTGTTTCTGATAAATACAACGGTTTGCCGTATGTAGAAATGAAAATACTGTGAGAAAAATTATTATATGACATTTGCTTGTTAAATGTGAAATCTTGTTGACTAGTTTGTGTGCAAGAAAAACACTTTCAGGAAAATTAAAACTGCCATCTTTTAATTCATACTCGCGTcagtttaaatcatatgtaTATTACTatgcaaacaacaacaacaacaacaccaaacgacaacaacaaccacaacaacaacaccagacGACAACAACAACGTATTTGGAGAAGTGGGTGCGACATTAAGACATATAATTGGTTATTAATTGATTTCGCTGttaatttttacatattttttaaccttTATTATTGATTTCGCTGTtagtttttacatatttttaacctTTATTCCGATGATTCACTGTTTTGTGTataaaggaaatatgaaaaacaattagGGTATACTTAATACTactttaaggtaagccatccatcattaggatgcaaagattaGATGATACATTATATCATTTCCAtggtttatttatattgattgtgcattgaattatttttgtatatattacatttttgaattttatgaCACTTCTAAGATGATAtatcaaagggaggtaattaaacaatattgtacTGTGATAGTatagcaaaatatataaatttgtttcttaaagatgcactcttacacccaaataagatttaccacaattaaagcaattgttttaatataccaaaaaggatgaataaatgtcgaaaacaacggTTCTTATGAATGAATTATGATACGAttgtagatcacagttaatcttttagtactcaccaatcatttaatattttacgcgttttcagctattgaatacacggttacaatcttgttatcagtaattattattttccataaatgcttaatttagtaagtagtttaaggtttataactcaaaatgtttgtttgttattcatgtgtatgtattgattttgaataagagtgtcactttaaataacataatgcTCATATTTAAAGCTCACGGTGAAAACTtaacttaaaattttgtaactttaaaatgagACTTTACCAGTGGCAATTTTTAATCATTGATGGGTGGCTTACCTTAATGGCAAAAATCAGTTTTAATAAGTTTACATATGTGTATGGTGCTTATACCCATTGTCGGCAACCCCGGAACATTATTCCGTTAACAAGTAGTTACATCAGTAGCGTAATTGTGTTGCGGTGGGAACCTATGACCGAACTTACCACACAATCATTGGTTAAATTGGTCATcctaagttttttttaaagctgcaatctcacagattgaccatttttacaacttttttattttgtattctttgaatgagccaatcgttgtaaaaatgtctagaaaccagtgatataagactgctgacagaatATCCGATCGCGGttgttcatatttacgttcgaaaattgatgttttatggctaaaagcgtcactaacactttaacaaacattaattctCCAGCAATTTTCTGAACAATTAAGATCTATTCTATAGTGATTAACCTTATAGTATGACAgaattaaaggcattgatgctaaattcttgaaaacaaagaatgaaataattttccttattgcatttaatacaCTTCTGTATAAAGTTAATGTTATGGTTGTCTGTCATGGAAACTGTAAGTTGGTTAATTACTTCTGGCTTATCTTGTTAAAGAACGGTACATGGGGAGTAACTCTGTTCAAGTATTACACAGATTATGTAGTTcatacttttatattttgattattccAATAGTTTCTGTGTTACGTATTTTACACGGTGTTGTTTGTACTGTTCAACCTTTTTGTTGTATGTATACtgaataaagtttatatttctttataaatggCTATTGTTGTACAGTATTTATGGACGTATGTATCTTAATGTTCGCTGTACATAAGGGAAATTAATTCAAACAGACTGTGGCTGAAAACATGggcacatgtatatataagatTTGATTGTTTAGAGTGTAGGACGATATATTCAAACACTATACTTACTTGAACGTTGGAGTATtaccattttattaaattctatTTATGAGTCATGATGCTAGTATTTTCAGGGGCGTATTCCGGAATTAACATTAGAGGGGGCTTAGCTTAGCTTAGCTTTATATGGTTCAGGAGGGTCTGGGGGTACTCACACTAGAAAAAAGAACacaacaatttctagtccgatatggtgcattttgggtgttttttcttctgtagtgaaataaaaaaagtaaactgGGACGATTTGGGGGAATGGACGCCGGGTGcacgccccctccccccccgCCCGATCCGCTGGTAGTTTCCCTTATTAATATAGTGTCCGAACGTAAGAGCATATATCCGAAATACCGATTCACTTTAGTTACATTCTTCCATAAGTACGTataaattttaaagttgaatGCAAACAATGAAAGAAATTGCCAACACTTGTATTCCTTCTCTATGGAAATGACTTAAATGGGAACAAGGAATATTCATTGGAAAAGTTAATTAAGTTGATACATTGAAATAACAGAGTTATACGATCATCCAAAAGACGAATGTTTGACAAAATGTAATCTTAAACATCCGGGTGTTTCATCGGCCATGCTTGAAATCCTTATTTTGCCCACGGGCAGGGATAAAAAAGTACCCGTATACCGTATACCCCATTTTCACTATATCTTGTTTAATTGACGTGGGAGAAGAAGCACCTACCATAGCCGCTTAAGTAATCCCAATCCTGGCGCAggtcgtttccgcaaaacaccctacgctcgggttggacGTGCACTA
The Mya arenaria isolate MELC-2E11 chromosome 12, ASM2691426v1 DNA segment above includes these coding regions:
- the LOC128210953 gene encoding MORN repeat-containing protein 4-like: MKGSYQYPDGSQYKGDWSDAGQREGYGQMKFTDGSQYFGNLVGGLCEGHGVMVFSDNSRYEGEFLQGRFHGYGVFMRCDGMKFEGQFQNGKIFGNGMVTFTDGSHGLPRNEGYFEGNKILRRGKCPDIIHTANKAADIAKNLRA